A genomic stretch from Sceloporus undulatus isolate JIND9_A2432 ecotype Alabama chromosome 5, SceUnd_v1.1, whole genome shotgun sequence includes:
- the LOC121931392 gene encoding LOW QUALITY PROTEIN: carboxypeptidase A2-like (The sequence of the model RefSeq protein was modified relative to this genomic sequence to represent the inferred CDS: deleted 1 base in 1 codon), protein MRVILLLGTLIGATWGRERFTGDQVLRVEPCNEEQVQLLKRLRAQQPLQLDFWRFPSFPNEPADVQVPFVNLQNVKVFLESHHLKYCIMIQDVQAAVDEERREMNLNQRRERGSNSFNYGAYHPLETIYQAMDDLVAEFPQLVSKQQIGESYEKRPLYVLKFSTGGKNRPAIWIDAGIHAREWVTQATALWTARKIVSDYGYDPSLNSLLNTMDIFLMVVANXXXXDGYVFSHTKNRMWRKTRSKIPGSLCVGVDPNRNWETGFGGPGASNYPCSDSYHGPSANSEVEVRSIVDFIKSHGNFKSFISIHSYSQLLMYPYGYTCTNIKDHAELENVVKRAASALTSLYGTKYKVGPICSTIYRASGDSIDWSYDYGIKYSFAFELRDTGRHGFLLPANQIIPTAQETWLGLKSIFEHVRDHPY, encoded by the exons TGACCAGGTTCTCCGGGTGGAGCCCTGCAACGAGGAACAGGTCCAGCTACTGAAACGGCTTCGAGCCCAGCAACCTCTCCAG CTTGACTTTTGGCGGTTCCCTTCCTTCCCAAATGAGCCAGCGGATGTCCAAGTGCCCTTTGTCAATCTCCAAAATGTGAAGGTCTTCCTGGAGTCCCATCACCTCAAGTACTGCATCATGATACAAGATGTCCAG GCTGCAGTGGATGAAGAACGGCGAGAGATGAACCTCAACCAGCGAAGGGAACGGGGCAGCAACAGTTTCAACTATGGGGCTTACCACCCCTTGGAAACC ATCTATCAAGCTATGGATGATCTTGTGGCCGAATTCCCGCAGCTGGTGAGCAAGCAACAGATTGGAGAGTCCTATGAAAAGCGGCCCCTCTACGTCCTCAAG TTCAGCACTGGAGGAAAGAACCGTCCTGCGATCTGGATCGATGCTGGAATCCATGCGCGAGAGTGGGTCACCCAAGCGACTGCTCTGTGGACTGCGAGAAAG ATTGTCTCCGATTATGGATATGATCCTTCCCTGAACTCCCTGTTGAACACAATGGATATTTTTCTAATGGTTGTTGCAAAT NNNNNNNNNNCAGATGGATATGTCTTCTCTCATACTAAG AATCGCATGTGGAGGAAAACCCGATCCAAGATCCCTGGCAGCCTTTGCGTTGGAGTGGATCCCAACAGAAACTGGGAAACGGGTTTTGGAG GACCAGGAGCTAGTAACTATCCCTGCTCCGATTCGTACCACGGACCAAGTGCCAACTCCGAAGTGGAAGTAAGGTCTATTGTAGATTTTATCAAGAGCCACGGAAACTTCAAGTCCTTCATCAGCATCCACAGCTACTCCCAGCTCCTGATGTACCCCTATGGATACACCTGCACCAATATCAAGGATCATGCAGAACTG gAGAATGTGGTAAAAAGGGCAGCCAGTGCCTTGACCTCCCTGTATGGCACCAAGTATAAAGTTGGACCCATCTGCTCTACCATCT ACCGAGCCAGTGGAGATAGCATCGACTGGTCCTATGACTATGGCATCAAATACTCCTTTGCCTTTGAGCTGAGGGACACCGGACGCCACGGCTTCCTCTTGCCTGCCAATCAGATCATCCCAACGGCTCAAGAGACCTGGCTGGGACTCAAGAGCATTTTTGAGCATGTGCGCGACCATCCTTACtga